A window of Polaribacter litorisediminis contains these coding sequences:
- a CDS encoding TrkH family potassium uptake protein, with protein sequence MGAVNLKIIYRFLGITAILNGCFMFIAFPFSFFNDEPEASGILNAGVITTFIGLLLFFFNKPINTSIQKKEGYLIVTLGWLTLSITGMLPYLLSGAIPNITNAFFETISGYSTTGSSILSDIESMPKGILFWRSATHWIGGMGIIVLTIAILPLLGIGGMQLFMAEAPGPSADKLHPRITDTAKRLYLIYVTLTLAQFLLLKVAGMTWFDAINHAMATMSTGGFSTKNNSVAFYNNLPFVQYIIIFFMLVAGTNFVLTYFALKGKVKKVFESEEFKYYFFGIIGISAIITMIIYFFQDPNLQTTIAHPKVFGEAESAIRHSLFMVTSVVTTTGFVTADFTMWSFFATGIFFALFFTGGSAGSTSGGVKVVRHIIMLKNSFLEFKKALHPNAIIPVRYDGKSVNQTIVFNILSFFIIYMLIFIIASVILTLFGLDFLSAIGAAASSLGNIGPGIGSVSPVDNFAHLSSAAKWFCSFLMLIGRLELFTVLILFTPFFWRKN encoded by the coding sequence ATGGGCGCCGTCAATTTAAAAATAATTTATCGCTTTTTAGGCATCACAGCCATCTTAAACGGTTGCTTTATGTTTATTGCCTTTCCTTTTAGTTTTTTTAATGATGAACCAGAGGCTTCGGGTATTTTAAATGCTGGGGTTATTACTACTTTTATTGGTCTTTTACTTTTTTTCTTTAACAAACCCATCAATACGAGTATTCAGAAAAAAGAAGGATATTTAATTGTTACTTTAGGTTGGTTAACACTATCTATTACAGGTATGTTACCTTATTTATTATCTGGTGCAATACCTAATATTACGAATGCTTTTTTTGAAACTATTTCTGGATATTCTACAACGGGTTCCTCTATTCTATCGGATATTGAATCGATGCCAAAAGGAATTCTTTTTTGGAGAAGTGCCACCCATTGGATTGGTGGGATGGGAATTATCGTTTTAACCATCGCTATTTTACCTTTATTAGGAATTGGTGGTATGCAACTTTTTATGGCCGAGGCTCCAGGCCCGTCAGCAGATAAATTGCATCCTAGAATTACGGATACTGCCAAACGCCTCTATTTAATTTATGTTACCTTAACATTAGCTCAGTTTTTATTATTAAAGGTAGCTGGCATGACTTGGTTTGACGCTATAAATCATGCAATGGCAACAATGAGTACCGGTGGATTTTCTACAAAAAACAACAGTGTTGCTTTTTATAATAATTTACCATTTGTACAATATATCATCATATTTTTTATGTTGGTGGCTGGTACAAATTTTGTACTCACCTATTTTGCCTTAAAAGGAAAAGTTAAAAAAGTTTTTGAAAGTGAAGAGTTCAAATATTATTTTTTCGGAATTATAGGTATTTCAGCCATCATCACGATGATTATTTATTTCTTTCAAGACCCAAACTTACAAACCACCATTGCACATCCAAAAGTTTTTGGTGAAGCAGAAAGTGCCATAAGGCATTCTTTGTTTATGGTAACATCTGTAGTTACTACCACAGGTTTTGTTACTGCAGATTTTACAATGTGGAGCTTTTTTGCTACGGGTATTTTCTTTGCACTTTTTTTTACAGGGGGCTCCGCAGGTTCTACCAGTGGTGGTGTAAAAGTTGTGAGGCATATTATAATGTTAAAAAATAGTTTTTTAGAATTTAAAAAAGCCTTACACCCAAATGCTATAATTCCTGTTCGTTATGATGGTAAATCGGTAAACCAGACCATTGTTTTTAACATCCTTTCTTTCTTTATTATTTATATGCTTATTTTTATCATCGCATCTGTTATCTTAACTTTATTTGGTTTAGATTTTTTATCTGCCATAGGAGCAGCAGCCTCTTCTTTAGGTAATATTGGCCCTGGAATTGGTTCTGTTAGTCCGGTAGACAATTTTGCTCACCTTTCTTCTGCTGCAAAATGGTTCTGTTCTTTCTTAATGCTAATTGGTAGATTAGAGTTATTTACCGTTTTAATTCTTTTTACACCTTTCTTTTGGCGCAAAAATTAA
- the trkA gene encoding Trk system potassium transporter TrkA — protein MKIIIAGAGDVGFHLAKLLSYESQDTYIIDFDGQKLEYLNNHLDVITKKGDATSIKLLKEIGISSADLLIAVTDSQNTNFTISVIGKALGAKKTIARIDNPEFLNDCEVDFKKFGVDFMISPQELAANEIKMLLNQSSFNDTVAFESGLFNVMGTTLTFKSPLVDLTVKEAKKKFPNIDYTTIAIKRENISQTIIPRGNTTYKLDDQVYFSVPKYSMKDLYPIIGKEQFNIKNVMILGGSSVGQKTARHLCEDNFKVKLIEKDKEKAEMLAETLCDTLVINGDGTNLELLEEENIRETDAFIAVTGNSETNIMSCLVAKSKGVKKTIALVENMDYIDISQTIGIQSLINKKLIAASNIFKHIRQGEILELANLHNIDAEVFEFEVQPNAKVTKKPIKELRFPREAVFGGIIRAGKPLMSFGNMQIQSGDKVIVFCLPEAISAVESLFK, from the coding sequence ATGAAAATTATAATTGCTGGCGCAGGAGATGTCGGTTTTCATTTGGCAAAACTACTTTCTTACGAATCTCAAGACACTTATATTATTGACTTTGATGGTCAAAAATTAGAATACCTTAATAATCACTTAGATGTAATTACTAAAAAAGGTGATGCAACTTCCATAAAATTATTAAAAGAAATAGGAATTAGTTCTGCAGACTTATTAATAGCAGTTACAGACAGCCAGAACACTAATTTTACAATTTCTGTTATTGGTAAGGCTTTAGGAGCAAAAAAAACCATCGCTAGAATAGACAATCCTGAATTTTTAAACGACTGCGAAGTAGATTTTAAAAAATTTGGAGTCGATTTTATGATTTCTCCTCAAGAATTAGCAGCCAATGAAATAAAAATGCTATTAAATCAATCTTCATTTAACGATACTGTAGCATTTGAAAGTGGCTTATTTAATGTGATGGGAACCACACTTACATTCAAATCACCTTTGGTGGATTTAACAGTAAAAGAAGCCAAAAAGAAATTCCCGAATATAGATTATACAACGATTGCAATTAAAAGAGAAAATATTTCTCAAACAATTATTCCTAGGGGTAATACCACCTATAAATTAGATGATCAAGTTTATTTTTCCGTACCCAAATATAGTATGAAAGACTTGTATCCGATTATCGGAAAAGAGCAATTTAATATTAAAAATGTGATGATTCTTGGCGGAAGTAGTGTTGGGCAAAAAACGGCAAGACACCTTTGCGAAGACAACTTTAAAGTAAAATTAATAGAAAAAGACAAAGAGAAAGCAGAAATGCTTGCTGAAACGCTCTGCGACACATTGGTAATCAATGGTGATGGAACAAATCTAGAACTTTTAGAAGAAGAAAATATTCGAGAAACGGATGCTTTTATTGCGGTAACAGGTAATTCTGAAACCAATATTATGTCTTGTTTAGTGGCAAAATCTAAGGGTGTTAAAAAGACGATTGCTTTGGTAGAGAATATGGATTATATTGATATTTCTCAGACCATCGGAATACAATCTTTAATCAACAAAAAACTTATTGCTGCCAGTAATATTTTTAAACATATTAGACAAGGTGAAATTTTAGAACTTGCCAATCTTCATAATATTGACGCTGAAGTTTTTGAATTTGAAGTACAACCTAATGCAAAAGTTACAAAGAAACCAATTAAAGAATTACGCTTTCCTAGAGAAGCCGTTTTTGGCGGTATCATTAGAGCCGGTAAACCCTTAATGTCCTTTGGAAATATGCAAATTCAAAGCGGCGATAAAGTAATTGTATTCTGTTTACCAGAAGCCATCTCTGCTGTAGAGAGTTTATTTAAATAA
- a CDS encoding asparagine synthase C-terminal domain-containing protein has protein sequence MNISLQHNKGFHWFKSDALFFKGYFYIDDHFYEKENALNHLSTIKKSKDFKKLLSSINGVFTIIISLEDKFYIASDITRSFPIFYTFQNKKLHVSDAIIDLKNKFKINDFDSLSEIEFKSSHHTHGKKTLLKNVFQVQAGSYLIVKNNTVIENEFFFSYAIQKESSDSYSLLKNKVVIAFENSFKRLINSLENRTAVVPLSGGYDSRLIAVMLKKHNYKNVVCYTYGHKNSFEIENSKKTAQALGFKWFFIEYTPLLIEGYLKTDEFKKYAHFAGKLSSMPYLQEYFAVKYLSEANLISKDAIFIPGFAGDLLGGSQFLKVIPENLKTDEIVNLIVATKFSHHTLSTVQKKRIAKEVLINLKKLDANYSNKIASSVFENYDLTEKIAKYIFNSANFYTFFGYEHRFPFWDTALLTFFKAVPVKYKIMKTLFDEVLIDEYFKPYQVSFGKEIQATEKGIQSQKIKDSIKSFLPTFIKQRILEKSDWNNYKAITQQMLDELRLKKLPFQRKSKDYNEIIAQWYVYFSKNKL, from the coding sequence ATGAATATTTCTTTACAACATAACAAAGGTTTTCATTGGTTTAAAAGTGATGCTCTTTTTTTTAAAGGATATTTTTATATTGATGATCATTTTTATGAAAAAGAAAATGCTTTAAACCACCTATCAACCATCAAAAAAAGTAAAGATTTTAAAAAGCTTTTAAGTAGCATTAATGGTGTTTTTACCATTATTATTTCTCTAGAAGATAAGTTTTATATTGCATCAGATATTACGAGATCTTTCCCTATTTTTTATACTTTTCAAAATAAAAAATTACATGTAAGTGATGCTATTATTGATTTAAAAAATAAATTCAAAATCAATGATTTTGATTCTCTTTCAGAAATTGAATTTAAATCTTCACATCATACACATGGTAAAAAAACATTGTTAAAAAATGTGTTTCAAGTGCAAGCTGGGAGCTATTTAATTGTAAAAAATAACACTGTTATAGAAAATGAATTTTTCTTTTCTTATGCCATTCAAAAAGAAAGTTCAGACTCTTATTCCCTATTAAAAAATAAGGTAGTTATTGCTTTTGAAAACTCATTTAAACGACTTATAAATTCCTTAGAGAATAGAACTGCTGTCGTGCCTTTAAGTGGTGGTTATGATTCAAGATTAATTGCTGTTATGCTTAAAAAGCATAACTATAAGAATGTTGTTTGTTATACCTATGGTCATAAAAACAGCTTTGAAATTGAAAACTCAAAGAAAACTGCCCAAGCACTAGGTTTTAAATGGTTTTTTATTGAATATACACCTTTATTAATTGAGGGATATCTAAAAACAGATGAATTTAAAAAGTATGCGCATTTTGCCGGAAAATTATCTTCGATGCCCTATTTGCAAGAATATTTTGCCGTTAAATATTTATCTGAAGCGAACTTAATTTCTAAAGATGCCATTTTTATCCCGGGCTTCGCAGGCGATTTATTAGGAGGTAGTCAATTTTTAAAAGTGATTCCAGAAAACTTAAAGACGGATGAAATTGTAAATTTGATTGTTGCCACAAAATTTTCACATCATACGTTATCGACTGTCCAAAAGAAAAGAATTGCTAAGGAAGTGCTGATCAACTTAAAAAAACTTGATGCTAATTACTCAAATAAAATAGCATCTTCTGTTTTTGAAAACTACGATTTAACTGAAAAAATTGCAAAATATATCTTTAATTCAGCTAATTTTTATACTTTTTTTGGATATGAGCATCGATTTCCTTTTTGGGATACAGCGTTGTTAACCTTTTTTAAAGCAGTTCCTGTAAAATATAAAATCATGAAAACACTATTTGATGAAGTTTTGATTGATGAATATTTTAAACCTTACCAAGTTTCTTTTGGAAAAGAAATTCAAGCCACTGAAAAAGGAATTCAATCACAAAAAATAAAAGATTCTATAAAATCTTTTTTACCAACTTTTATAAAACAAAGAATTTTAGAAAAAAGTGATTGGAATAATTACAAAGCAATTACCCAGCAAATGCTTGATGAATTGCGTTTAAAAAAGCTTCCCTTTCAAAGAAAATCTAAGGATTATAATGAAATTATTGCACAATGGTATGTGTATTTCTCTAAAAACAAACTTTAA
- a CDS encoding polysaccharide deacetylase family protein translates to MILVYTPKITPRVRYIFKHILTRTLLIPVSFTSKIEEFVAHNGPKVSYTKTALGGEFFIKSHDLLFEQGLNDLEITLNKWEEVPCFFATNLKSAIPFDIFAASFYLITRYEEYLPHVKDAHGRYTAEQSLAFRKGFLEKPVVDIWAYKFLKLIKEKFPDYDYKTRSYNYISTIDIDNAFAYKYKSLIRTLGGFFNDLIRFKIIEIWNRLAVTLNIKNDPFDTFQKILRLKKEHDVKTIFFFLIGDYTSFDTNVSASKRKYRLLIKEMVDYARVGLHPSYFSMKNALLLKKEKERLESITNMPVQRSRQHYLRFSLPDTYQNLIDLEIEEDYSMGYASNVGFRASTCTPFYFYDLDFEIQTPLKIFPFALMDTTLNDYMQLTPKQSLGRIRDLKNEVKAVNGTFITLFHNESLSDYLRWKGWKRLYESMLKIATS, encoded by the coding sequence ATGATCTTAGTTTATACGCCTAAAATTACACCAAGAGTTCGGTATATATTTAAACATATACTTACGAGAACTTTGTTAATTCCTGTAAGTTTTACATCGAAAATAGAGGAGTTTGTTGCGCATAATGGCCCTAAAGTGTCTTATACAAAAACAGCTTTAGGCGGTGAGTTTTTTATTAAAAGTCACGATTTATTATTTGAGCAAGGCCTAAATGATTTAGAAATTACATTAAATAAATGGGAAGAAGTTCCCTGCTTTTTTGCAACCAATCTAAAATCGGCAATTCCTTTTGATATTTTTGCAGCAAGTTTTTACTTAATTACACGGTATGAAGAATATTTACCGCATGTAAAAGATGCTCATGGTAGATATACAGCAGAACAAAGTTTGGCGTTTAGAAAAGGGTTTTTAGAAAAACCGGTTGTAGATATTTGGGCTTATAAATTTTTAAAACTAATAAAAGAGAAGTTTCCAGACTACGATTATAAAACAAGATCTTATAATTATATTTCTACCATAGATATAGATAATGCTTTTGCCTATAAATACAAAAGTTTAATTAGAACGCTTGGCGGATTTTTTAATGACCTAATTCGTTTTAAAATCATTGAAATTTGGAATCGTTTAGCAGTAACTTTAAATATTAAAAACGATCCTTTTGATACTTTTCAGAAAATTTTAAGACTTAAAAAAGAACATGATGTTAAAACGATTTTTTTCTTTTTAATAGGAGATTATACTAGTTTTGATACCAATGTTTCTGCTTCCAAAAGAAAATATCGATTGCTGATTAAAGAAATGGTAGATTATGCTCGAGTTGGGTTACACCCTTCTTATTTTTCAATGAAAAATGCACTACTTCTAAAGAAAGAAAAAGAACGTTTAGAAAGTATTACAAATATGCCTGTGCAACGATCTAGACAACATTACTTAAGGTTTAGTTTACCTGATACCTATCAAAATTTAATAGATTTAGAAATAGAGGAAGATTACTCTATGGGCTATGCAAGCAATGTTGGTTTTAGGGCAAGCACTTGTACGCCTTTTTATTTTTATGATTTAGATTTCGAAATTCAAACACCTTTAAAAATATTTCCTTTTGCCTTAATGGACACTACTTTAAATGATTATATGCAGTTAACTCCGAAACAATCTTTAGGTAGAATAAGAGATTTAAAAAATGAGGTAAAAGCTGTCAACGGAACTTTTATCACATTGTTTCATAACGAAAGTTTAAGCGATTATTTGCGCTGGAAAGGTTGGAAACGTTTGTATGAATCGATGTTAAAAATTGCGACTTCTTAA
- a CDS encoding T9SS type A sorting domain-containing protein: MKQKNFFKIAIILFLVIIANNSFGQTTLYSQGFETDLNGYNHIPSQTPATNPGKQYFYRAEPSDPSIYEIRSDGPYTNITDSWFFVGSNPKTISTVGILSTGPIHVTGYENFKLSIDFGAVPNDWDANDNLSVEYSWNNTDWSMLYNFKATDTNFPLNLVNNAIGENNTNNGVVLTYALQTITSNNFVGTGNSMYIRVVCDSGANYEAFGLDNIILTGTAISSDPTLNFETETSSFNETDIDVITSGIPVSLMNYMTSVTITPTVNALSTADPADYTINLTPLTFTANETLMIPLTIKDDTDFLNETIIIDYTVTSGTANLGIHQHTVTIIDNEIPPSIGFNDTNSSETETNITFTSTNIPISVNNYFGERIDINVAITGGTAEVSDYTFTSPTALSFFADETQNITVDIHDDADTDSETLILTITETSSVTGLVIQQATHTLTIVDDEASEGALFNADFSYDNDGFADHSTSAPPIAGSVKVGPFGVSPNTWFLSYNTPPSTDSTLNTFKIVSGKLETTDWGGEGIFESQDIDVTSISTLDIAAFAVTLSDAVQNGSTEFFKYYYILDDGPPVETAIVLSGDTDGTPVNYAITNLDVSSATSLVVGFSFNCNGANDGYAISSFTVTETSSLPTTITWDGSDSPDWATAANWDTGTVPTAFDNVVIPDVATAPIISSTTGAVTNNLTITEPESLNITAGGSLIVTGNSIGEVTYNIAVSNQWHLVSSPVAGETYDDNWADNNNIVSGSGSNRGISTYQNGTPNETTGPWVYMQDGETSTFSSGIGYSLKRTSSGTYSFTGTYPDGKVNPVISRNVNNWNLIGNPYPSYIDIAAFISENTSTHDNLADAFSAIYVWDPDSGTTGAYADLITGYIHPGQAFFVNAKVNGIASITEAMQSHQTAIFYKNANTSIDLFISNGSSTKKTKINYLDDKTKGLDAGFDIGMFNGVSSNTTIYTHLIENNQGIAFARQALPNEDLESLVVPIGVKAYKNTEITFSAEALNLPTGIKILLEDRELHTFTILDEATSTYKLTLAESLNGIGRFYLHTKANNTLNITDTNSEDISMYKTNNSNLRIIGLTPGTSNIKLFNMLGKELMNLDFISKRVQDISLPNLETGIYIIQIETASGKLNKKITSD; encoded by the coding sequence GTGAAACAGAAAAACTTTTTTAAAATTGCTATTATTTTATTTTTAGTAATAATTGCAAACAATTCTTTTGGACAAACAACTTTATATTCTCAAGGTTTCGAAACGGATTTAAATGGCTATAACCACATACCTAGTCAAACTCCCGCAACGAATCCTGGAAAACAATATTTTTACAGAGCAGAACCTAGTGATCCCAGTATTTATGAAATTAGGAGTGATGGTCCCTATACCAACATCACTGATTCTTGGTTTTTTGTTGGCTCAAATCCTAAAACAATTTCTACTGTAGGCATCTTATCAACAGGCCCGATTCATGTTACTGGATATGAAAACTTTAAATTATCGATAGATTTTGGCGCTGTTCCAAATGATTGGGATGCTAATGATAACTTAAGTGTGGAGTATTCTTGGAACAATACGGATTGGTCTATGCTCTATAATTTTAAAGCAACAGACACCAATTTTCCATTAAACTTAGTTAACAATGCAATTGGAGAGAATAACACCAATAACGGGGTTGTTTTAACCTATGCGCTACAAACTATTACAAGTAATAATTTTGTAGGTACAGGAAACTCAATGTACATAAGAGTTGTTTGCGATTCCGGCGCGAATTATGAAGCTTTTGGTTTAGATAATATAATCCTAACAGGTACAGCAATTTCTTCAGACCCAACCCTAAATTTCGAAACTGAAACTAGTTCTTTTAATGAAACAGATATAGATGTTATTACATCAGGAATTCCTGTTTCTCTAATGAACTACATGACAAGCGTTACCATTACACCAACAGTGAATGCTTTAAGTACAGCAGACCCTGCAGACTATACAATTAATTTAACACCTTTAACTTTTACGGCAAATGAAACCTTAATGATTCCTTTAACCATAAAGGATGATACCGATTTTCTGAATGAAACTATTATCATCGATTATACAGTAACTAGCGGAACTGCTAATTTAGGCATTCATCAACATACGGTTACTATTATCGATAATGAAATACCACCTTCAATAGGTTTTAATGACACTAATAGTTCAGAAACAGAGACAAATATCACTTTTACAAGCACGAACATTCCGATCTCTGTAAATAATTATTTTGGTGAAAGAATAGATATAAATGTAGCGATTACAGGAGGCACGGCAGAAGTTAGCGATTATACATTTACATCACCAACAGCCTTATCTTTTTTTGCTGATGAAACACAAAATATTACCGTAGATATTCATGATGATGCAGACACAGATTCTGAAACTCTTATTTTAACCATTACAGAAACTAGCTCGGTTACTGGTTTGGTTATTCAGCAAGCTACACACACTTTAACCATTGTAGATGATGAAGCCTCAGAAGGTGCATTATTTAATGCCGACTTTTCTTATGATAACGATGGTTTTGCAGATCATTCAACTAGCGCACCACCAATAGCTGGATCTGTAAAGGTAGGACCATTTGGTGTATCGCCGAATACATGGTTTTTGTCTTACAACACACCACCCTCTACAGATAGCACTTTAAATACTTTTAAAATTGTTTCAGGTAAATTGGAAACAACTGATTGGGGTGGTGAAGGGATTTTTGAAAGTCAGGATATCGATGTTACTAGTATCTCAACCCTAGATATAGCTGCATTCGCAGTTACGCTTTCTGATGCGGTACAAAATGGTAGCACTGAATTCTTCAAATATTATTATATTTTGGATGATGGTCCTCCTGTAGAAACAGCGATTGTTCTATCTGGAGATACGGATGGAACTCCTGTAAATTATGCTATCACTAATTTAGATGTTTCCTCGGCAACTAGCTTAGTTGTTGGCTTTTCGTTTAATTGTAATGGTGCTAATGATGGCTATGCTATTTCTTCTTTTACCGTAACTGAAACTAGTTCTTTACCAACTACTATTACTTGGGATGGTAGTGATAGCCCTGATTGGGCAACTGCTGCGAACTGGGACACAGGCACAGTGCCTACAGCGTTTGATAATGTTGTAATTCCTGATGTTGCTACTGCACCAATTATTAGTTCTACCACTGGAGCTGTAACGAATAATTTAACAATTACAGAACCAGAAAGCCTAAACATTACTGCAGGAGGTTCTTTAATTGTAACTGGAAATTCGATAGGAGAAGTTACGTACAACATTGCTGTTTCTAATCAATGGCATTTAGTTTCTTCTCCTGTTGCTGGAGAAACCTATGACGATAATTGGGCAGACAATAATAATATTGTAAGCGGATCTGGATCAAATAGAGGAATATCTACTTATCAAAATGGAACACCAAATGAAACTACAGGTCCTTGGGTCTATATGCAAGATGGAGAAACAAGCACTTTTAGTTCTGGCATAGGGTATTCCTTAAAAAGGACGAGCTCTGGAACTTACTCTTTTACTGGCACATATCCTGATGGCAAAGTAAATCCTGTAATTTCAAGAAATGTAAACAACTGGAATTTGATTGGAAACCCTTACCCTTCCTATATAGATATTGCTGCATTTATAAGTGAAAACACCTCAACTCATGATAATTTGGCAGATGCCTTTTCAGCTATTTATGTTTGGGATCCTGATTCCGGAACAACGGGTGCTTATGCCGATTTAATAACAGGGTATATTCATCCAGGACAAGCATTCTTTGTAAACGCTAAAGTTAATGGTATCGCTTCAATTACGGAAGCTATGCAAAGTCATCAGACTGCTATTTTTTACAAGAACGCTAATACTTCTATAGATTTATTCATTTCTAATGGCTCCAGCACTAAAAAAACAAAAATTAATTATTTAGATGACAAAACGAAAGGTTTAGATGCTGGTTTTGATATCGGAATGTTTAATGGAGTTTCCTCAAATACAACAATCTATACCCATTTAATAGAAAATAACCAAGGAATTGCATTTGCAAGACAAGCATTACCCAATGAAGATTTAGAATCTTTAGTAGTTCCCATCGGAGTAAAAGCTTATAAAAATACTGAAATTACATTTTCTGCCGAAGCTTTAAATTTACCAACTGGTATTAAAATACTTTTAGAAGATAGAGAACTGCATACTTTTACCATACTAGATGAAGCTACTAGTACTTATAAACTTACCCTAGCAGAATCTTTAAATGGAATTGGAAGGTTTTATTTACATACAAAAGCTAACAACACATTAAATATAACCGATACCAATTCAGAGGACATTAGTATGTACAAAACTAATAATTCTAACTTAAGAATTATCGGTCTTACTCCAGGAACCTCAAATATTAAATTATTTAACATGCTCGGAAAAGAGTTAATGAATCTAGACTTTATCTCAAAACGAGTGCAAGATATTTCTTTACCAAATTTAGAAACTGGAATCTATATTATACAAATCGAGACAGCTTCAGGCAAACTAAATAAAAAAATCACTTCAGACTAA
- the radC gene encoding RadC family protein, which produces MEKLTIKSWALDDRPREKLVAKGKQALSDAELIAILIGSGNREESAVGLSKRILKSVEGNINSLAKLSIEKLIEFKGIGEAKAIGIITALELGKRRQLEIALEKPKITSSKNVFHLMQPIIGDIEHEEFWVLFLNNSNKVLAKTQISKGGLTATIVDVRLLFKRALELTSVGVIVCHNHPSGKLEPSNADKQITQKIKQAGVTLDIKLLDHLIVTQKSYFSFADEGIL; this is translated from the coding sequence ATGGAAAAATTGACTATTAAATCTTGGGCTTTAGATGATAGACCTAGAGAAAAACTCGTAGCAAAAGGAAAACAAGCATTATCTGATGCAGAATTGATAGCCATTCTTATTGGTTCTGGCAATAGAGAAGAAAGTGCCGTGGGTTTATCTAAAAGAATTTTAAAATCTGTAGAAGGCAATATTAATAGTCTGGCAAAATTATCAATAGAAAAATTAATTGAATTTAAAGGCATCGGAGAAGCAAAAGCGATTGGTATTATTACGGCATTAGAACTAGGCAAAAGAAGGCAATTAGAAATTGCGCTAGAAAAACCAAAGATAACCAGTAGTAAAAATGTGTTTCATTTGATGCAACCCATTATTGGCGATATTGAACATGAAGAATTTTGGGTGCTTTTTTTAAATAATTCTAACAAAGTCTTAGCCAAAACACAAATTAGTAAAGGAGGGTTAACAGCTACTATTGTTGATGTTAGGTTGTTGTTTAAGAGGGCTTTAGAGTTAACTTCTGTTGGGGTTATAGTTTGTCATAATCATCCTTCAGGAAAATTAGAACCAAGTAATGCGGATAAACAAATTACACAAAAAATAAAACAGGCAGGCGTAACTTTAGATATTAAATTGTTAGATCATTTAATAGTAACTCAAAAGTCTTACTTTAGCTTTGCGGATGAAGGTATCCTATAA